The Gossypium raimondii isolate GPD5lz chromosome 2, ASM2569854v1, whole genome shotgun sequence genome segment ggattaggcaagtccttgttatcccttctgGTCAAAATCAACGCTTCTCTAGAAAATGCCTTCTTTActacataaggtccttcccagtttggcatccactttcctctaaagtctttttgtatgggaaggatcttctttaATACCAATtcccctcatggaattctctagaGTGAACCCTTTTTTTTGGTGAGCTCGCATTATTTGCCTTTGGTAtatttgaccatgacggataacCTTGAAACTTTTTCTTCAAACTGGATTGGATCTAAAAACTCGGTGAGAAGGAGTCtcgacttcaatgggtaaaactatgataagccaaagagaaaggcgttgccccggtagagtttttttttgcCTCCACTGAACTGTTCATTTTGGGGCGATATGGTGTTAAccttgaacagactgcaaacttctgaTGACGtactgttgttcaaatttaatcctttctagCATTTCATACTGAcatataatttttcaagaattgGCTAACTATCGGCTTTGTGATATTGGCGTATGAAgcagcttctacccacttagtgaagtaatcgACGACCATAAAGATGAGTTGATGATCGCTAGAATCTTTTGGCGCGATCAGCTcgatgacatccatgccccacattaAGGAAGGCCATGGctttcattgatttttttgtaaggtaggatcttgttctaccatccttaacaaatcaggagataagctacagtctTGATCCCCTTCAAAGTCTTGAGGTTCCTCtggacacatatcttgctcaaaaggaggttCTGAGTCAATAGCAGTGTCGCTCATGTCtttgatatctggagacctgtTGTAAGGATGAAGGCAGatccaaagaataaaagaatctaagaatatttatctgtacagtatgattatgaatgaaatggaaataataaaaaaatatttgctcgaagtgagaaacaaagatgtatttttattgaaataaagatattgGACATAAGCCTATCTCACAAAATGATTCTTATCGCtcctaggcttagagcaataagcgtGTTTTGGACATTACTCCAAATTAGCTCTAAAAAATATAGGGATCTCTTTCACAGTCCCATTGTTCAAAACACTCCCAGGTGTGTAAGGGTAGACGCCTCATAAATTCTCTTCCCTGGCCCCATTTTTGGATACGGTATCAACATTTAATATTCCTTCCGGGCTTTTGATCTCTTCAAAGAATTTCAACTTTTTATCATCCATCAGGCTTTGCACCAAAGCCTTGAATTCAGCGCACTTTTGGATTTCATGGCCTTCTTTAGCGTTGAACTCACAGTAGCTCCTCATCCCCTTTGGTCTCTTCCTCAAATTCTGAATGATTAATCCCATgtctattatttttttcaaaaccaatttCAGTTGGGTTTTACTTCTGCAACATTGGTTTTggttctttttccttcattctcAACTATCGCATTTACTCTTGGGTCTGGATGACTGGGTAAAGGATTTCCTACCATACTAGGTCCTGATGGATTGTCAAACTTTACGATGTCCATCTTGATGAACTTTTCGACTAACTTTTTAAACGTAGTGCAGTTTTTAATGAAGTGTCCTGTTATTCCCGCGTGGTATTCGCATTAGGCATTCGCATCGTACCATTTCGGGAACGGAGGTTGCATGGGTTCTGAGTAAAACGGAGCTACTACATGTGCATCAAATAGATTCCGATATAGTTCTTTATACGTCATTGGGATGGGTGTGAACTGGAGTCTTTCTGTATTTGGCCTCGAGTTGGATTCTTGCTTTGAAGTGCTTTGATAGCCAACGGTTACGACCCTCGGTTGGCCCACTGTGACCGATTTGGGATACCCTTTATTATACATACTCAAgttattcacttcattttccttgTTCTTTGGGGTTGATCTTTTGACGCTTTCCCCCACATCTATCTTCTCActtcttattgtgttttcaatTATCTCGCTAGATATTactatatctgagaagctcATGGTAGCGCTTAACAATATATGGTTAATGAATAGGGCTTTCagagtgttgatgaaaagcatcttggttttttttccaaaagagGTGGCTGAACTTGCGTCGCCACTTTTCTCCAGCTCTGGGCGTATTGTCTGAAGCTCtcactttgcttctttttcATGTTCTGTCGTGTAATTCTGTCAGGCGTCATGTCTGTCACGTGGCCATATTGCTTCATGAAAGCTTGTGCCAAGTCCTTTCATGATTGAACCTTGGCACGGCTTAGttggttgtaccatttggcaGCCGATCCAATCAGACTATATTGGAAGTAATGAATTAACAGTTGCTCGTTATTAACGTATCCCATCATTCTTCGGCAGAACATCGTGATGtgagcttcaggacaactagtcccattatatttttcaaactcaGGCATTTTGAACTTAGGTGGGAGCACCAGATCAGGAACCAAACTCAAGTCTTTTGCGTCAACTCCACAATGGTAGTCGGCGTTCTCCATAGCTCTAAATTTCTCCTCTAGCCATTTACACCGGTCCTCAAGTTGTTTTGGCATGTTCgttctttccttttctatttctgCCACGTCATCAAGATCAGAGACCACAGGATTGGTAGGGTTATCCCCAAGATAAGAACCCGAGCCTATTGGAAAGTTTATCGACACCGGGGCACCAACTTGATATTAGGGTCTGATGGTGACAGGTACTCTTTGTGGGCACATATCTGGTTGTGCCTGGGTACTCAATGGGGTGAAACTTGGAGGATAAAAAGGGTCTTGATGATCAACCCCAGAATCAACTACAGGGCTTTTTCCTTTATCATTCCCTCCAGCCAATAACTGCGCCAATTGGTTCATCATCGTTCTTTGGGATTCTAGCATGTCTTGTTAGATTTTAGTCAGTCGTTCCTGCATCTGATCTTACATCTCCTTTTGCAATTGTTCCAATCTTTCTAACCTCTGAtccattgcttttgttttaCGGCGTGTACCGTAGTGATATTTGGTTGTTGGAGtcttgttggtttccagattaactaaaataatctcgtttaattaaggttttttcgtgaattttaatgcaaacgatgcaatgaaatgtaatgcagatgaatggaatgaatgcagaaagagacatttattttgattcaattctattagaacaactttactagaaaacaaatatctttacataaaacaaatatatatatatatatatatgacttttCCCTCATACTCCAACGGATACATCGATCCTTTTCTTCATGTGgatgttaagataaatctcgCGAATTTTCTAATAGATATCTCTACTagctcctttttgcttgatccgggcCGCAGctcattgctcactcatcctcgtgatgttCATTAGCTTCTTTTTAAAAGGTCTGGACTTTGAcgactctcgaataatctttgtcaacTTGAATCATCGGGTGACAAAGTAAAGTTATGTATTCATTTATCAGACTATCACCTTTACCTCATTACGTTTTCTTGGACCGTATTTGGACGACCGTAttgttttccattttatcaagaaactcattttcttatgacaagttCTCTATTTAGACACTGAACGTGAATTAACACctcttttatgatgaaaatgccatgcaatcacagtcaaagcaaaaacaaagtAAGTTAGTATAACacaaaactaaaattcaaacaagaaataataattaaagctaCTATTCAGGAAACCACTAGGGTTCGAtatggttctacctagggtaggctcatAGGGCTCATTATATgtggttcggttctaaagtaagggtacctgaaccggTGATttctcgatcctcacccattataggcttatatggaccgagttcagttcaggggaatacattttcctatggctgcacagagatgaaaatctcacgaagacataggtacggatgtatcccgaaagcgatccactatcctacacggaggtgaaaacctcacgaaggaatagtttctcactcccacttaaaagggtataaCCGAgtggtcatgcaatgcaatgtgcagaaaaatatcaaaacttaaactaacatatcaattaaatctaaatgataaaaaaatcaaaataagaagaaatgaaatgcaacgaaaggatcatatattcaaatcaaattttaattttcgacaaaagACAAAGattaatcaactcgtggcttgactcacTTATTTTGGGTCCCTAGTGGAGTCTGCAAGctgttgacactatttttttttataaaatgagatTGACTTGGactttgaaaacgaaaacgaaaatgggagtcgccaccaatcttttttaatgaagtgtgatcggatcacctcacaatttgatcgttttaataaataatttgatttattaaaacattatttttcggtctacaaaaatccagaaaacgggttcgggagtcgattacgcacgacgaaggattagcaccctcgatgtgcccaaaattggtacctagttgattaattagtgtcttagtgtcgaagattaaaaactttgaagagtttcttttttgtttaaaaaacgATCTAAAAAAACCCGAATAACATggattgaaatttaagattctCTTGTTATGAAGGAATATCACCTCCAGCACGTTAGGACATGATACTTTAAACAatcgaaaccaagatcaccttatggttttaaaaaaccatactttgaagttttttaagaggatatttggctatttggtcaaacgagaaatcgaaacccagcacgttaagACATGCTTTCTCGAATatccaaatgcaaaatattgcctttattatttttagaaaaaaatcctcatatcgagaaaacaacatgtcatatccaatgcgttaggacacaacgtatcgaatttcAGATACAAGAATACATGCCGGAAATTTACTAATTGAAAGACATTTGACTATCTCGGGTTTGAAAAAGAAACCATGTTTCGTAAGTTAGAACGTGATCTTTTGTTAATTCCCGagactatttaaaaaaattcatgtttgaaaagattcttgtatttagatttattgcgAAAAGCGAaacccgtaagttagggtacgaccttctcgaatctaaacacgaaattttgcttattcaaaagtcataatttaaaatgatatttttctatttaggtttaacgaggAAATCGAAACCctgtaagttagggtacaatttctcaaatcTTGAAAATgccaaatattgccttattttaaaactttttccttttttttttgaataatggGAGAAAGTCGATGAAATATCTATCAATATGCACGTAGTTTATTTGATTATGCTTTAAAAGAAATCGtttaaaaactttgaaaggaTCATATGTGGCTAATAACGATATTGCAATATACGTTTGAAATGACAATGAAATAATATGCATACAAAATATACATGTAGCATTGATGCTAACAAATCCCAATATTAACatgcatgaataaaataatgatgCCAATGacaatattacaataataataacaacaacaataaccataataataaatctaaaatttaaaagtattaaaaatagcaaataaataaataatgaaataaataacaataataatggccaaaataaaatgaacaggccaataaataaataaacaaatactaatgtaagtttgattaataattgaaaataagtaaataaataaatggtaagtgaaataTTAGAcaaaactgtttttttttaataaaaaaattaaagttaaacaGACtaaggactgaattgaaaacAGACTAGAATTCGGGgtcaaaattgtaaataaataaaaagggatagCTCGAGGCTAAAATACAACACGCTTAAGGCATGAGGGACTAATTGGGCAATATTACCCGGTCCAAAAGTGCGGCGTTTGAGCGCagactaaaatgaaaaggaaataaaattgtaaggtaaaatgcagaaaaataaatagGTCCAGATTGAGAGATTAATAAAAGGTGAGTGGACCAGGCTAGAAAATAGCCCATTAGGCGCTAGAACACGCGGATCCTCAATGCCACTGGGTCGGGTTGCGGGTCGAATGGATACTAAggctcaaaacgacgtcgttttatacccaatataaatactaaaaaaaatcagtttaaacccactttttttaaaaaatttcagagAGCTTTCAAACTCTCTCCCTAGCAGTCTCAAATCCGGCCAAGGGGGCCACCGTCTGCGCCGCCGTGGCTCCACCGTAGGCGGCGGTTGGAGTGACGCGGAGATCGAATTTTCAGCCCAATTCGAAAATATTTGAAGGCCTAGCCTTTTGGGCCCTAAGACCGAAAGAAGAAGAATAACCCACGCCCTCTCCCGTCCCGATTTCGGCGATTGAACAAGGCTCCGGCGACGGGCTTTGCGGGCGACCTCAAGTATTCccttttccctttctttttttaatctttttattaatatttaaaaaaagatttgtaaaaaaatgaaaaataaataaacgaataaataaaatagatggaTCGAAAAAGAGAAAGCAACCTGTTCTTTTTCTGATTTCAAAATGTTCGTgaaaaaaatctagaaaaaattACAATGTTTGTGTTCAGCTTATATAACTGATTTTTACAACCCCTAAACTTCTATTTTTTGTCGTTTGCAATTTGTATGCTTCCTCCTGTTGCGTGTTTGGTGGTCTTTTGCGGTGTGAGCGAGTGTCGGATGCTGCGTGGATGGGGCTGGCGTCTTGCGGCATGAAGAACCTGTGAGGAGGCCGCATCTGACAATGGGCATGGGCGATCTGCGCACCTTAGGGTTCCCTTAGCTGAAAGTTTGTTTTCCATTTGGGCTAGGGTTTCAGTTATTGGGCCATTTGGGTTTAGGGTCAATTTTGGGTAATGGGCTGAAACGATTTGggtttgttaattattttgtatttggttttatttgttttatttggttttggCATTGGGCCTGGGTCAAAATTGGGCCTTTACGAAAgataggttaaattattgttgAATTGAGTTGATTGACAAAAGCTTTACTCTTACGTTTGTAATCTTCTtcttttcatatcttttatgtatatattactatttttattcggaaatttaagatttataattCTAGAATAAATATTACAGTACTACCATAGAACCATTAAATTCTCATGCTACTTTCTAATAAATTTGTTTGTTGCCACCCTTTCTAATTTTCCTCCTACTTTTACTGATCTCGTTTTACTTTTCAACCATCTCTTAACCAACATATCAGGactgatctaaaattttattttaataaaggtaaaattttaaattcaaacaacttttttaacacaaaaagaaattaattcttttcgaatatattttttcttatcaaataaatcaatttaatagttaaaaaaaaagtatgaacGATTTTCCTGCTTACAGAAATGCTTAACCATCGTACTTACCAAATAAATTTACCTGCTTACACAGATACTTTAGTATCTTCTTCCGAGATAGCCCCAGAATAGTATGGGattgctttattttttattataaaatttatagtatttaaattttttaagaaatgtattattttatattttaataattttttataatttttcaaatatatgctAACATGCTTAGTCAATGTACTTATTTATGTAGCATGTCACATCTCAATTCTCAATTTTTCTGTAAGCTAAGTCAATGTTTATTAATGTTCAAATTGTTTAGCGATAATTTCTATTGATGGAAGAGCTTAGATtatattttttggataattcaAGACTCAATTGAGTGTATTTTTatggcttaattgatttttcaattttttagaaaatttttttcctttaacgttttaaaaatttgaagagtttttttcataaattttagaattataattttcatttttatattttcattaattttaaattatttattgacgtgatatataaaaacaatacaACATCAGCTATAAAGAGGTGATGAGGTGATGGTCAATTTACTaaacaaaaggaaaatcaaattgaataaaaatataaaggtaaatggttaaatttatcattatattatgtatacaaaacaacaaaatagtattTAACAGAATAATTTAACGGGTACTATTTTACTCATTCATCTTACGTAGGAGGGTTAGTTTACCCATTCTTtcagtataaggactaaaacaTAATCTTAAATACAATACAAGGATTGCTATGGtagttttaccttttatttgTTGATTGTAAAAATCAATGGTAAAGTGAAGTGAAAGAGGCTGTGCGTTTTTGACGGTAGAAAATTAGTTGCCGCAATATCTGGAttccataaaataaattaaccccacaaaaaaaaaaagaaaaaaaaaaggaaaatcccCTTCTCTCTCTCCTCTTCTCCCACccctttaactttttttttccccaCTTTTCTTGTTCTCTCCACAAGGAGCCAAAAGCTAACCGCTGCTCCAATTTCTCagggaaaaacaaaaacaaaaaggaaatatCTTTCCTTTTCCCTTCATTTCTTAATCTCAAaaagcaaagaagaagaagaagaaaaacacccattttttctctcttattattgttattattatcatcatctctCTCAATCGTCTAGTTTTCCTTTGTACGGATGAGACATGAAGAAACCAAGAAATGGGCATTCCATCGTGTACGTGACATGTCGAAACGACTGCAATAATGGCAGGAACGAGTCTGTCAAACCCAACAGAGACACTACCATCAAGAccaagaacaacaaaaacaacaacaacaacgaCAAGAACAATTTGCTCAATGGAAAGAGTATCTATGAGCTCTCCTTGTCTGTTATTATCTCCCTTTGGTTTCTCATCTTCTTGTTCTACTTTCGACTTGGTCATAGCCATGAAAATGGAggtaagaaaacaaaaaataattataaatttagttcttaaatGTCTTTAGATGTTTATTCAAGatttcatttataaatatagtTGTGTCTTGTTCAGGAAATTCACGTCCTGAGAACCAAACAGCATGTTCTCCTAGTGTTGGTCATAATGAAAAGCTTTGTAATGATGCAAATACAGAAGATAATTGTACGAATCGAATGTTGTTAGAGCTTAATAAGTCAGTGAGTTATAATAACTCCACTTATCAGAAGTTTGTGAAGTATGAATACTCTTTCTGCAAAACAAGCAGGCTTGATGAAGTGATTCTCAAAGTTTTGGGTTACACTGCTTTTTGTTGCGACATAGTTGAACAGGAGGAGCATAATGTAAGAAAAGAAATGGAACAATCTAATCTGAAAAGCTCTTCAGCTTATCTCAAATTCGATGAATTCCGGAATATAACAAGGCAAGCGAAAGAGGGTGATCCTCCGGGTACGTTTAAGATCACTCATCGTCTTGAATCCGATGGTTCTGAGTACAATTATGCATCTACATTGAAAGGTGCTAAAGTGGTTGCATATAACAAGGAAGCAAAAGGTGCAAACAACATATTGGGAAAAGATCATGATCAATATCTAAGAAATCCTTGTACCGTGGAAGGAAAGTATGTTGTGATTGAGTTAGCAGAGGAGACATTGGTTGATGCTGTTAAAATCGCTAATTTCGAACACCATTCTTCGAATTTCAAGGAATTCGAGTTGTATGGTAGTTTGAATTATCCAACTGATACATGGTCTCCATTAGGAAAGTTTGTTGCTGCTAATGTGAAGCAAATTCAGACCTTTACACTATCAGAACCAAAATGGTTGAGGTATCTGAAGTTAAATCTACTAAGTCATTACGGTTCGGATTTTTACTGCACGCTGAGTGTTGTAGAGGTATATGGTGTCGATGCAATCGAGAGGATGCTCGAAGATCTATTTGTTCCATCCGAACAACATGTCACGAAATCAACAGATTCTAATTCAACAGGGCCTTCTGTAAAATCAGATGTGAGTTCCCATGAGGGTAAAAGAAATGACGAGGCTCAAACTGCTGCTTCCGGGATAGACAATGCCGAGGATGTTCAAAAGCTCAATGAGACTGCAACGAAGAATCCAGTTACCACACGAAGGATTCCCGATCCTTTAACTGAAATTAAACAACTACCTGTTGGTAGAATTCCTAGTGACACTGTCTTAAAGATATTGATGCAGAAAGTGAGGTCTCTTGATTTGAACTTATCTGTTTTGGAAGAGTATATCAAAGAATTAAACCGAAGAGAAGGCGATGCGTTACCGGAGATCAATTCCGAGTTATCAAGAATTTCTCTACTTTTGGAGAAAAGCAAAACAGAAATAAAAGATCTCATGCATTGGAAAGAAGCAATGGTACTGTAAAAATTCTGTTTCTTCTTTACCATCATAGGTTTCcttaatgaataaaaaggttacaTCTTTTGCCTTATCCCTTTCAGGAAAGAGAATTTGCAGACCTTGAATCATGGAAAGCTGTGGTTTCTTCTAGTATAAGTACATTGTTTAGAGAAAACAGCATGTTAAGGTTAGAAAtctatacatacatacatacatacatacatacatacatacatacatacatacatacatacatacatacatacatacatacatgcatgcaaCGTATATCTGACATGATTCACTTCTGTTTTGTGGCCAAACAGATTAGATGTTGAAAAGGTTGTACATGATCAAGCAAGTTTGGAGACAAAAGAACTTGCTGTATTAGCAGTAAGTCTTTTCTTTGTTTGCATTGCCATTCTGAAGTTAGTTTCGAGCCGAGTCACGATGTTTTTGGGAGCCACCGAGCGGTCAGAAAAGGTATACCAGACGAGCCAAGGTTGGGTTTTGATACTTGTTAGTAGCAGTATGACGATATTCATTACTTTGCTGTCTGGGTAAACTGGGGTGTGGTTGGTAGAGATACACATTCTTTGATTAGCATTTAGCTTGAAAAAAAACCTCAATGTAACAGGAGTGTAGTGTTTTGCTATATCAGGGACTATGACTTTGTATCAACATTGTGAATATTTTGTCTCTGGTAATTCATCTGTTCATCTGCAATCTTTACCTAATAGATGGGCTAACGACCCAACAATTTTGGATACAATACAATACCAAAATAATGActaatatatgatatgatatgatatgatatgatatgataaaaatatttaacatctTAAACACAATTATAAAGATGTATTTTCAAGCAAGTGAAACAATGGTCCATACTCggtttatacttaaataattcaTTCATGCATCTATTTCAGGTAGTAATGTTAGAATCAGATTAAATTGGTTGTTTGGTTGGATGAGTGGTATAGAACCAAATATTAAACTGTTATGAATTTGTTATACCTTATGTAACAGACCTCGCAGACATCACAACGTATCTTTTGAATCTCACAACGTACCCAAAGAGAGCTTGATATATGTCTctcaattaaattaacaatatggCGAGCCTTGGTTTAGTTTGCGAACCTCAACTTGGTGAACTTTGGAGTTGAGCATCTCCGCTGAGATTATATAAGGACCACATGGAGGCCCAAATTAATTGATTACCAGTCGTCTTAAAACGTCTCACTCTAGGACCTAGCATTACCGTCATTGCCAAAAGTATCAAATAAGACTTTTGAGTTAGTGACCTTAAGACGCGTAGCTATGCTTGTCCCCTACTATAAAAGGGCCATGCAACAACTCATATAgatcaaatgttgattcccTCTCCTTCAACTATCAGACTCTTCCCCAAATAAATCTCTTCCCCCAACCTTCCTCCATTTCGTCATCGTCTTCCTCACTTGTTAACAATTAATGCGGTGAGCATGGACATATATGACAAACCCAGGTATTAGCGATCCTCCCAACACTGAGTTTGATCCCACCAACGACCAAGTTATAGACCCACTGTTCGTAACACATGAGCAAATATAGATCAAACCAGAACAACCTAAAACCCGAATCACTTGCATAGCAACCAAAACACAAACCCACAAAATCAAACCAActttcaaaaccaaaatcaacAAAATCCCTCCCAGCAAAACCCATACCAACAATTCTACCAATACCTCCTATGGTATTATAATCCCTAAAACCAACATCACATCGGAGCATCGCCAATCGACCAAGGATCTCAACATCATCATTCTGGTAGTCAAAAATATTTAGACATGCAAGAGAGAATAAGAGTTATGGAGAAACAAGTGTCCTCTCAAGAAAAGAGatacaaagaacaaaaaaattttaactagaAGCAAATGGATAGACAAAAGCAAGTagatgaaagaaatgaaaagctTATCGAGGAGTCAAGAGCATGCAAAATGAATCGTGATCAAAACCCAAGGCATGGAGAGGATGAATCTATCCATTTCGATTGCGATCGTCAACATGCAAACTGAGGTAAcaaaaatgtaataaatgatATTGACATGGATGATGGTTATGATGAAGACTATGATAATAATTATAGCTATTCTAGTTGCATCAATGTCtctatttcaattcaaacatgTGTTTGACTCACACTCCATGTTCTGAGAAATATTTACCATctgaaaagcaaaaaaaatacgGAGTCTTTGTCTGAAGAAATACATTGAGAAAGGGTGGATGTATAGAACCTTTCAACGAGATAGTGCTTTTTCAACTTTCTCAAAATAGAATCTATTCCAAACATATATGACTGCTTCCTTACATCGACAGGTCACATAtatctaaatttgatatttttatatacttcaGACCTATTGCCGGTCCTAAGTAGCAGTAAAAAATTTGTATTCATTTTTCATGATATTATGCATGGATCAGATAATTAAAATACTTTggagcaaaaaataaaaaggtcagAGAAACATTTATAGGATTTTCAGAAAGTTGAATACCTAGGATTAgtgaaaaagtataaaaatgaaCCTTTAGCTGAAAGCATATTACGACACCATGTCTTCCATACCTTTAAGTTTCCTAAAATTATGTATGATGGTTGAAGGGATACTTAGGATCATTTAGTCCACTATGTCaaccatataaatatatttagagTTTTGGATGAAGTTAAGTGCAGGACATTTTCAATGACTTTAAAAGATTCAGCTCAAGCATGGTATTTGCAATTACCACAACATTCCATCACAAACTTCAAGAAGCTGGTGAGCGCCTCGTCTCGGTGTTTGTGCACTGGGGTTGAGAATCAACACTAAAACGACAATAAAATCAGAATAATAAGGTGCGGTGTCTACAAGTGTGACGAGTCAGctgtaatatttgtagtgttacaAAGGAACACTAGAGTATTCCAAGGATAGAACCCAAATGAGTTGGCGATTAAGTGAATTCTAGCTataaatgtgtaattaaaatgaattaaaatgaatataaatatcataactTTACTGCAAGTGTGATAGGTccattgtaatatttgtagtgttacaATAGAACATTGGAGTATTCCAAGGATTAAACCTAAGAGAATCGTGGATtgaacaatttataaataacGTGTGTACGAAATAAAGAGCATAACCAACTAATCACAAAAGATTATATTACGACAAATCATAAAGTCAAGAGAAATTCAACTAATCTACAACCTAGcaaacaaggactaaattgaaaaatgtgtaaaattacgaaattaacaattaaataacaaGCAGTGGTTGGTTGATCTTGATGTGGTTCAATAATCTTCGAATTAGGGTCCAAATCACTTAAACTTCCAAAATAACTCCATTTTATCTCTCGGTAAAACTTGGTATTTAGGCGAAAAACTTAGCATTGATGACCCTAAGGGAATATCTAGGCAAGTGAGACCAAGAGGATATCTAGTTGGA includes the following:
- the LOC105788210 gene encoding SUN domain-containing protein 5 isoform X1; this encodes MKKPRNGHSIVYVTCRNDCNNGRNESVKPNRDTTIKTKNNKNNNNNDKNNLLNGKSIYELSLSVIISLWFLIFLFYFRLGHSHENGGNSRPENQTACSPSVGHNEKLCNDANTEDNCTNRMLLELNKSVSYNNSTYQKFVKYEYSFCKTSRLDEVILKVLGYTAFCCDIVEQEEHNVRKEMEQSNLKSSSAYLKFDEFRNITRQAKEGDPPGTFKITHRLESDGSEYNYASTLKGAKVVAYNKEAKGANNILGKDHDQYLRNPCTVEGKYVVIELAEETLVDAVKIANFEHHSSNFKEFELYGSLNYPTDTWSPLGKFVAANVKQIQTFTLSEPKWLRYLKLNLLSHYGSDFYCTLSVVEVYGVDAIERMLEDLFVPSEQHVTKSTDSNSTGPSVKSDVSSHEGKRNDEAQTAASGIDNAEDVQKLNETATKNPVTTRRIPDPLTEIKQLPVGRIPSDTVLKILMQKVRSLDLNLSVLEEYIKELNRREGDALPEINSELSRISLLLEKSKTEIKDLMHWKEAMEREFADLESWKAVVSSSISTLFRENSMLRLDVEKVVHDQASLETKELAVLAVSLFFVCIAILKLVSSRVTMFLGATERSEKVYQTSQGWVLILVSSSMTIFITLLSG
- the LOC105788210 gene encoding SUN domain-containing protein 5 isoform X2; this translates as MKKPRNGHSIVYVTCRNDCNNGRNESVKPNRDTTIKTKNNKNNNNNDKNNLLNGKSIYELSLSVIISLWFLIFLFYFRLGHSHENGGNSRPENQTACSPSVGHNEKLCNDANTEDNCTNRMLLELNKSVSYNNSTYQKFVKYEYSFCKTSRLDEVILKVLGYTAFCCDIVEQEEHNVRKEMEQSNLKSSSAYLKFDEFRNITRQAKEGDPPGTFKITHRLESDGSEYNYASTLKGAKVVAYNKEAKGANNILGKDHDQYLRNPCTVEGKYVVIELAEETLVDAVKIANFEHHSSNFKEFELYGSLNYPTDTWSPLGKFVAANVKQIQTFTLSEPKWLRYLKLNLLSHYGSDFYCTLSVVEVYGVDAIERMLEDLFVPSEQHVTKSTDSNSTGPSVKSDVSSHEGKRNDEAQTAASGIDNAEDVQKLNETATKNPVTTRRIPDPLTEIKQLPVGRIPSDTVLKILMQKVRSLDLNLSVLEEYIKELNRREGDALPEINSELSRISLLLEKSKTEIKDLMHWKEAMIRC